From the genome of Candidatus Eisenbacteria bacterium, one region includes:
- a CDS encoding ATP-dependent 6-phosphofructokinase encodes MKKIAILTGGGDCPGLNAVIRAVVKTAYHDYGVPTVGIKDGFKGLVEGRWKDLKESDVSGILDKGGTILGTTNRDDPFHINRIVNGKEVSVDESDRVVSNLKEIGATCLIVVGGDGSLKIASELCAKGVPVVGVPKTIDNDLEATDITFGFHTAVATATEAIDKLHTTAESHHRIMLLEVMGRYAGWIAIESGLAGGGDVILIPEIPFKIGKIVETIEGRIKRGRGFSIVVVAEGAHAEGEEMTFGRTVKGSPEPKRLGGVSIGLAQKLEEATGYETRATVLGHLQRGGSPTPFDRILATRFGAHAASLAISERYGTMSALKGERIKEVPICDAIGKMKKVDPNGDLVKLGRSLGVSFGT; translated from the coding sequence ATGAAAAAGATAGCGATACTGACCGGGGGTGGAGATTGTCCTGGGCTTAATGCGGTGATAAGGGCGGTCGTGAAAACCGCCTACCATGACTATGGAGTGCCCACCGTCGGGATCAAGGATGGATTCAAAGGTCTGGTGGAGGGCAGATGGAAAGACCTCAAAGAGAGCGATGTTTCCGGAATTCTCGATAAGGGCGGCACCATCCTGGGAACTACGAACAGGGACGACCCGTTTCACATAAACAGGATTGTGAACGGGAAAGAAGTCAGTGTGGACGAGTCGGACCGAGTGGTATCGAATCTTAAGGAAATCGGTGCGACGTGCCTCATTGTGGTCGGCGGAGACGGTTCCCTCAAGATTGCGAGCGAGCTATGCGCAAAGGGTGTTCCGGTGGTCGGCGTTCCGAAGACAATTGACAACGACCTTGAGGCAACCGACATCACATTCGGTTTTCACACTGCCGTGGCGACTGCGACTGAGGCGATTGATAAGCTTCACACGACTGCGGAATCTCACCACAGGATAATGCTTCTTGAAGTTATGGGAAGGTACGCAGGCTGGATTGCAATCGAGTCCGGACTTGCCGGCGGAGGCGATGTAATCCTCATCCCGGAAATACCTTTCAAGATCGGGAAGATCGTGGAGACAATTGAAGGTAGGATAAAAAGGGGAAGAGGATTCAGCATAGTTGTGGTTGCGGAGGGTGCCCATGCCGAGGGTGAAGAGATGACTTTCGGGCGCACAGTGAAAGGAAGCCCTGAGCCGAAGAGGCTCGGCGGAGTCAGCATCGGACTTGCCCAGAAACTCGAAGAAGCAACCGGCTATGAGACGAGAGCCACAGTTCTGGGACATCTCCAGAGGGGTGGTTCACCAACACCTTTTGACAGAATTCTGGCCACCAGGTTTGGCGCTCATGCCGCTTCTCTAGCGATTAGTGAAAGATATGGGACGATGTCGGCATTGAAAGGTGAGCGGATCAAGGAAGTCCCTATCTGCGATGCAATCGGAAAGATGAAGAAGGTAGACCCAAACGGTGATCTCGTAAAACTCGGGCGCTCCCTTGGCGTCAGTTTTGGCACCTAA
- a CDS encoding GNAT family N-acetyltransferase, whose protein sequence is MTFEIRELNESHKDWARHLLEEWWGSSKIVTRGRIHDADALPGFVAVEESRPVGLVTYRIENKECEIVSMNSLVGGKGVGSALIANVRDVATRAQCSRLWLITTNDNLAALRFYQKRGFVLAAVHRNALQESRKLKPTIPMVGLDGIPLRDEIELEILLRG, encoded by the coding sequence ATGACATTCGAAATCCGAGAACTGAACGAAAGCCATAAGGACTGGGCAAGGCACCTGCTCGAAGAGTGGTGGGGGTCAAGCAAGATTGTAACCCGCGGGAGAATCCATGACGCCGACGCTCTCCCTGGGTTCGTTGCTGTCGAAGAAAGCAGGCCGGTCGGTCTTGTCACATACCGAATCGAGAACAAAGAGTGCGAGATCGTCTCGATGAACAGCTTGGTCGGAGGGAAGGGAGTTGGTTCAGCACTGATTGCCAATGTGAGAGATGTCGCCACCAGGGCACAATGCAGTCGGCTCTGGCTTATCACAACAAACGACAATCTTGCTGCGCTGCGTTTCTACCAGAAACGAGGTTTCGTACTTGCCGCTGTCCACAGAAATGCCCTTCAGGAATCGCGCAAGCTCAAGCCCACAATTCCCATGGTCGGATTGGATGGCATTCCTTTGAGGGACGAGATTGAACTCGAGATTCTGCTCCGGGGATGA
- a CDS encoding DUF1801 domain-containing protein: MKHDQNNEPATNVGNYLATLPQEVKATLENLRQAIKAAAPKAEEVISYQVPTYKYHGPLVHFVARKNYCSFIVASKTTLTTFEIDLKAYDTSGTTIHFSVRKPLSASLVKKIVKTRIKENDNAKRAEVASKWSAQYHSDIKPEQINCTGCKSDGVKFGFTEHVCEIRKCNIEKKTPHCAACSMYKCEKLVRFIQLAPQIGTALEALR; encoded by the coding sequence ATGAAGCATGATCAGAATAATGAACCAGCAACAAACGTGGGTAACTACCTCGCGACGCTTCCTCAGGAGGTAAAGGCCACTCTTGAAAATCTACGCCAGGCAATCAAAGCCGCAGCACCGAAGGCCGAAGAGGTCATCAGCTATCAGGTACCGACTTACAAATATCACGGGCCATTGGTCCACTTTGTCGCGCGCAAGAACTATTGCAGTTTCATTGTGGCAAGCAAAACAACCTTGACAACATTTGAAATCGACCTTAAAGCCTATGATACTTCCGGGACAACCATTCATTTCTCGGTTAGAAAGCCGCTTTCTGCCTCACTCGTCAAGAAGATCGTTAAAACGAGGATAAAAGAGAATGACAATGCTAAACGTGCTGAGGTAGCATCAAAATGGTCAGCTCAATATCACTCCGATATTAAACCGGAACAGATCAATTGTACAGGTTGTAAGTCTGATGGAGTTAAATTCGGCTTCACAGAGCATGTGTGCGAAATCAGAAAATGCAATATTGAAAAGAAGACCCCGCATTGTGCCGCTTGCAGTATGTATAAATGTGAGAAATTGGTAAGATTCATTCAGTTAGCCCCTCAAATAGGTACAGCCTTAGAGGCATTGCGGTGA
- a CDS encoding VOC family protein: MAPSKVKYVHTNLTGCDWRRLVSFYCDVFGCVSKPPERDLSGDWLDLLTSLEGARVTGVHLRLPGFGDDGPTLEIFSYDQMLEGRIPATNEPGFGHLAFSVCDVDEALRAVLAHGGSAVGEVTTTRVPGVGVLHVVYARDPEGNIIELQNWS; encoded by the coding sequence ATGGCTCCTTCTAAAGTAAAGTATGTCCACACTAATCTGACGGGTTGCGACTGGCGACGGCTGGTCAGCTTCTACTGCGACGTGTTTGGCTGCGTTTCCAAACCGCCGGAGCGTGACCTCTCCGGCGACTGGCTGGACCTGCTTACATCACTCGAAGGTGCGCGCGTGACCGGAGTGCATCTTCGCTTGCCCGGATTCGGGGACGATGGACCGACGCTGGAGATTTTTAGTTACGATCAGATGCTCGAGGGAAGAATTCCGGCCACGAATGAACCGGGGTTCGGACATCTGGCATTTTCAGTCTGCGACGTCGATGAAGCGCTTCGTGCAGTTCTGGCGCACGGTGGGAGTGCCGTGGGAGAGGTAACCACGACGCGAGTCCCGGGAGTCGGGGTGCTTCACGTCGTCTATGCGCGGGATCCGGAAGGGAATATTATCGAGCTGCAGAACTGGAGTTGA
- a CDS encoding (2Fe-2S)-binding protein produces the protein MEENVQFKLNGKPVRLTVDSDRMLLWVLRTDLGLTGTKYGCGEGYCGACTVIVNNEAVRSCQTAVKDVRGKEVVTIEGLAKDGQLHPLQKAFMENDAMQCGYCTPGMIMNACALLRKNLRPSVSQIAEGMDENLCRCGSHNRVIRAIQAASKEAGGGF, from the coding sequence ATGGAAGAAAATGTTCAGTTCAAACTGAATGGAAAGCCGGTAAGACTTACAGTGGACAGTGACCGGATGCTTCTGTGGGTCTTGCGGACCGACCTGGGGTTGACAGGAACAAAGTATGGGTGTGGCGAAGGCTATTGCGGCGCCTGCACGGTCATTGTCAACAATGAAGCAGTCCGCTCTTGTCAAACAGCCGTCAAAGATGTTCGAGGCAAGGAGGTTGTTACCATCGAGGGATTAGCCAAGGACGGCCAACTGCATCCCTTGCAGAAAGCGTTCATGGAGAACGACGCCATGCAATGCGGGTATTGCACGCCCGGCATGATCATGAATGCCTGCGCATTGCTGCGGAAGAACCTCCGACCTTCGGTCTCACAGATAGCCGAAGGCATGGACGAAAACTTGTGCCGCTGCGGGTCCCACAATCGGGTTATTCGTGCCATCCAGGCGGCATCTAAGGAAGCCGGGGGAGGGTTCTGA
- a CDS encoding molybdopterin-dependent oxidoreductase — protein sequence MKDEQEFELDLTEETSVSQMSRRQFLKITGGGIFLFFTIGDLTALAQQRQGFRLPTDFNAFLKIGEDGRVSCYTGKIEMGQGVFTSLAQELADELDVSLDVVDMVMGDTDLCPWDMGTFGSMTTPYFGPALRAAGAEARQVLVEIASEQLKVSADNLTTQNGVIFDKTNRQNQISYAELAKGKKIERHLPGVPKKKPSEFRIMSKPALRRDAREKVTGEAKYAGDIQLPGMLYARILRPPAHGAKLVDVDLSEVNQVKDVQIVREGDFIAVLHKHPDSAEIALSKMRAKFDVPQSNLDERNIFEHLLKVAPEGTVVAKDGNLQAGESGSRAVIEETYLNDYIAHAPIEPHTAVVSIEGNKATVWPSSQTPFSVKEEVAKELGFPSANVRVISPFVGGAFGGKTRNLQAVEAARLARLSGKPVQVAWSRKEEFFYDSFRPAAIVKIRSGIAGGGSISFWDYYVYFAGERGSKQFYAIPNHSTVAHNPSWTDAPGSHPFATGPWRAPANNTNTFARESQIDIMAAKAGVDPLEFRLQNLTDKKMQRVLQTAAEKFGWMPGRAPSGRGCGIACGIDAGTYVATIAEVGVDRTTGGVRVKRVVCAQDMGLAINPEGAALQMEGCIMMGLGYALTEQIHFKNGEVLDLNFDSYEIPRFSWLPKIETVIIDNKDFDSQGGGEPAIITMGGVLANAIYDAVGVRLFQLPMTPARVKEAVKKG from the coding sequence ATGAAAGACGAACAGGAATTCGAACTCGACCTCACTGAGGAAACGTCAGTTTCTCAGATGAGCCGCCGGCAATTTCTCAAGATAACAGGCGGAGGGATTTTTCTTTTCTTCACAATCGGTGACCTGACGGCTCTCGCGCAACAGAGACAGGGGTTTCGTCTTCCTACCGATTTCAACGCTTTCCTGAAAATCGGAGAAGACGGTCGCGTGTCATGCTACACGGGCAAGATTGAGATGGGGCAGGGCGTGTTCACTTCTCTGGCGCAGGAGCTGGCTGATGAGCTGGATGTCTCTCTCGACGTCGTGGACATGGTCATGGGGGATACCGACCTCTGTCCCTGGGACATGGGAACCTTCGGCTCTATGACAACGCCCTACTTTGGACCGGCACTCCGGGCTGCCGGCGCAGAAGCGAGGCAGGTCTTGGTGGAGATCGCTTCGGAGCAGCTCAAGGTATCAGCGGACAATCTGACGACTCAAAATGGCGTCATTTTTGACAAGACGAATAGACAAAATCAGATTTCCTACGCTGAGCTGGCCAAGGGCAAGAAGATTGAGCGTCACCTTCCGGGTGTGCCCAAGAAAAAGCCGTCAGAGTTCAGGATCATGAGCAAGCCGGCATTGCGTAGAGATGCCCGGGAAAAAGTCACAGGTGAGGCAAAGTATGCCGGAGACATTCAGCTTCCCGGAATGCTGTACGCAAGAATACTCCGGCCTCCGGCGCACGGTGCCAAGCTCGTGGATGTCGACCTTTCTGAGGTTAACCAGGTGAAGGACGTCCAGATTGTCAGGGAAGGCGATTTCATTGCTGTCTTGCACAAGCATCCGGATTCGGCAGAGATTGCCTTATCGAAAATGAGGGCAAAGTTTGACGTTCCTCAGTCTAACCTCGATGAAAGGAACATCTTCGAACATTTACTTAAAGTTGCTCCTGAAGGCACGGTCGTGGCAAAGGATGGCAATCTTCAGGCGGGGGAGAGCGGGTCAAGAGCAGTCATTGAGGAAACCTATCTGAACGACTACATCGCGCACGCGCCAATAGAACCACATACGGCCGTTGTTAGCATCGAAGGGAACAAAGCAACCGTTTGGCCTTCATCTCAAACGCCATTCTCGGTCAAGGAGGAAGTTGCGAAAGAGCTTGGCTTTCCTTCCGCAAATGTGCGAGTCATATCACCCTTCGTCGGCGGCGCCTTCGGCGGAAAGACGAGAAATCTTCAGGCCGTAGAGGCCGCCCGGCTGGCAAGACTGAGCGGGAAACCGGTCCAAGTTGCCTGGAGCAGGAAAGAGGAGTTCTTCTACGATTCCTTCCGGCCTGCTGCTATCGTCAAGATAAGGTCCGGCATTGCAGGCGGAGGGAGTATTAGTTTCTGGGACTACTATGTCTATTTCGCGGGCGAGAGGGGGTCAAAGCAGTTCTATGCCATCCCGAACCACAGCACCGTCGCCCACAATCCAAGCTGGACAGATGCTCCCGGCTCTCATCCTTTTGCCACCGGACCGTGGCGAGCGCCCGCAAACAATACGAATACGTTTGCAAGAGAATCCCAGATAGACATCATGGCCGCGAAGGCAGGGGTGGATCCTCTGGAATTCCGGTTGCAGAACTTGACTGACAAGAAGATGCAGCGCGTCCTGCAGACTGCAGCGGAAAAGTTTGGATGGATGCCGGGCAGGGCACCGAGCGGCAGGGGCTGCGGTATCGCGTGTGGAATAGACGCCGGAACATATGTTGCCACGATTGCTGAGGTGGGGGTTGACAGGACGACTGGCGGCGTTCGGGTGAAACGCGTCGTCTGCGCCCAGGATATGGGATTAGCCATTAACCCGGAAGGTGCTGCCCTTCAAATGGAGGGCTGCATAATGATGGGACTTGGGTATGCTCTGACCGAGCAGATCCATTTCAAGAATGGAGAGGTCCTCGATCTCAATTTTGACTCTTACGAGATTCCGCGGTTTTCGTGGTTGCCCAAGATAGAGACGGTCATCATCGATAACAAGGATTTTGATTCGCAAGGCGGCGGCGAGCCGGCGATAATCACAATGGGGGGCGTTCTTGCCAATGCCATCTATGATGCTGTCGGTGTGAGACTTTTCCAGCTCCCGATGACTCCGGCCAGGGTGAAAGAGGCCGTGAAGAAGGGATAG
- a CDS encoding LacI family DNA-binding transcriptional regulator, with translation MGPKRSPTIRDVARITGVSRSTVSLVINDSRRISAPTAGKVLAAIRELGYEPNVMARGLARRRAKMIAILVPQISSHVFSDFYFSEAISGISDALSRRGYRMLIEIATEDFLKEGEHLKLFRERQIDGMLLLGTLDTDRYIVELSEKGHPLVLVNSSLDGIPCVLADNLSGSRVMVNYLASLGHRRIAFIGGLESTTVGMDRTLGYKAGLKESGIRIDSRLITYGNYSEESGYDCMRKLWSAGSKPTAVFAANDMMAIGALKFLRERGIKVPHEMTVVGADDIKLASYVEPPLTTIRQPMYEIGRLATGMLLEGLSGKRGRNRETVRTELVVRLSSAPPSSDGGA, from the coding sequence TTGGGACCGAAGAGAAGCCCTACAATCAGAGACGTCGCGCGGATAACGGGTGTTTCGCGTTCAACTGTCTCACTCGTGATCAACGACTCACGAAGGATAAGCGCCCCAACCGCAGGGAAAGTTCTCGCCGCGATCAGGGAGCTCGGTTACGAACCGAACGTCATGGCGAGAGGACTTGCCAGAAGAAGGGCAAAGATGATCGCCATTCTGGTCCCACAAATCTCCTCACACGTTTTTTCCGACTTCTATTTCTCCGAAGCAATCAGCGGCATCAGCGATGCACTCAGCCGCAGGGGATACAGAATGCTCATTGAGATAGCGACCGAGGATTTTCTTAAGGAGGGCGAGCATCTCAAACTCTTCAGGGAGAGGCAGATTGACGGAATGCTCCTTCTTGGCACTCTGGACACGGACAGGTACATCGTTGAGCTTTCAGAAAAAGGCCACCCGCTCGTCCTTGTAAACAGTTCACTCGACGGAATTCCCTGTGTTCTTGCAGACAATCTCTCCGGGTCAAGGGTGATGGTGAATTACCTTGCTTCGCTGGGTCACAGGCGAATAGCTTTTATCGGAGGTCTTGAAAGCACGACTGTCGGCATGGATAGAACACTTGGCTACAAGGCAGGTTTGAAGGAATCCGGAATCAGGATAGATAGCAGGCTCATCACTTATGGCAATTACTCCGAAGAGAGCGGCTACGATTGCATGAGAAAGCTCTGGAGCGCAGGCAGCAAACCTACCGCAGTCTTTGCTGCAAACGACATGATGGCAATTGGAGCGCTTAAGTTTCTGAGGGAAAGAGGGATTAAGGTCCCGCATGAGATGACGGTAGTTGGGGCAGACGACATAAAGCTCGCTTCCTATGTCGAGCCGCCCCTAACGACCATCAGACAGCCGATGTACGAAATAGGAAGACTTGCCACCGGCATGCTGCTCGAAGGGTTATCCGGCAAGCGCGGCCGAAATAGAGAGACTGTAAGGACAGAGCTGGTAGTAAGGTTATCGTCAGCTCCTCCGTCATCAGACGGCGGAGCCTAG
- a CDS encoding T9SS type A sorting domain-containing protein, which translates to MKTAANVVLRENELGTGSTPRIPGTRSASKKSLFSLKALLSVCLLVPLALMTFERQCFSGTTAPVSEDLLALSSPGMWQRETLAGIDKALDSRSGASSDIIAVYMSPEGGKLRIRVSLLSMTSIASTENSFEKERAGVGLLFDYADGGSDRIPLVAGSASPVLWERSVLLASGGKACYLNEYSPSESQRAPKEQGLTPGASGIFPEKDMAVASFPDDGVSKSARIFVYTTVDGRISDYLLVEPNSILTYEANCAFFHHGNQALAYTNVFHGESGREADSGFDETLEVHQSTGIPGNFHLSGLLQTSAEWDARTGDPQDFNAWLRAGVTAGWAGMGTSAYAQNIMPFSRNEMNDWAVETMTQMTNWRYGYYPRVAWVPERTWLSPSTYPNAGVSDWIGDNWTNHGVYAVILDDNVHGQGYDNHQIHTMSGSSLKVILRDNDFTGKMHAGDGAGAFAILTNLANSGLGPYRIVTYADDWEMAAEIGEWATSMPNAKETYDWMINKCQTESSWVHVWKLADAISNGNFNGSPSMSVTNGSHPSIGGTDGYGGGNNGWYTDWAAYIPWVNGGDGYGNCDARGGNCKNFGTIWNDAYNALMAAPNNSISQAGWYVLMTNLFETAWHDYMGGPISGWEMKHSTHIKNASTYAEASRWAGGLYANPTGAYLSDIDNDGYQELIMYNNRILAVFESVGGRAVNVFAKGSGYCYPVIGVDNVYWYGTEADYNDGNHVGALSDVGPNYQNDDYTMAVSSGSGNTVSATFSHSGVTKKVSLTLGDPYLDVIYQVGGNTQYIQTGFSPDLVDLIWNARLDRIWDPGVAYMGQRNPNTGATCTYVTGTGGASHNKEISGRIMNGDEIRGTEAFEFFVFGGYTPTPDPQGNIAMLDSLALILTDRVPPQVVTSNYFPGTDVLTVGFTETVSKSIVNITGFAFDDDHDGVAEARLTSGSTVTNPANARVLTIQLSSSDAAAFEALTRDSLLLLMDQNTVVDMRGNGNAQVTNLDMKRIYFGAQTSITIDGRIDFAEWDKCKMIVPDSLDSQWTSSNEIDALYATWDSTYLYLALDGIVYANSWLIYLDTDPGGPLGETDLRNINYWDRNALFTAPGFRADFQYGAYQHQGQWDSNSFYSIESPTVAVDSTRAIICAFDPKHNFGQAGGSELAIPWNVLYGLGAGRVPANCGVSIVASLAWDEGDLGGDSAPSNVSATLPTVDHVFTFTVDSNGDGYPDPIDRTGPQITNAAGTNDTTVTVTFNEPLDETSAETTSNYTIYETVIPSNTIQVKLATLLGDKKTVSLRTGRQSAVNYTVSVSGVKDATCNANQIIPNSTFQFSGYTSVSLPGNLVDSRVPVLFQNFPNPVQNGTLIVFHSPLDLRVEKAIVRIVSPTGRLIRELESNVSGSGICSVSWDGRDSSGKLCPSGLYIYTLKLGNFVQTKRLVVVR; encoded by the coding sequence ATGAAAACTGCGGCTAATGTTGTGCTACGGGAAAATGAACTCGGGACGGGCTCGACCCCCCGCATTCCGGGGACTAGGTCTGCGAGCAAGAAGTCATTGTTCTCCCTGAAAGCGCTGCTTTCGGTCTGCCTTCTTGTGCCGCTCGCGCTAATGACATTTGAGAGACAGTGTTTCTCCGGGACAACCGCTCCTGTCTCTGAAGACCTTCTTGCCTTGAGCTCTCCCGGAATGTGGCAGAGGGAGACTCTCGCTGGCATTGACAAGGCTCTCGACTCGCGATCAGGTGCATCGTCGGACATAATTGCCGTTTACATGTCGCCTGAAGGCGGGAAACTCAGGATCCGGGTCAGTCTGCTCTCGATGACAAGCATCGCCTCAACTGAGAATTCATTTGAGAAGGAACGAGCCGGAGTAGGACTGCTTTTTGACTATGCAGATGGCGGTTCAGACAGAATTCCTCTCGTCGCGGGAAGCGCCTCCCCGGTCCTCTGGGAAAGATCAGTGCTCCTTGCAAGCGGCGGCAAGGCATGCTATCTGAATGAGTACAGCCCTTCTGAATCGCAGCGAGCTCCGAAAGAGCAGGGTTTGACGCCTGGGGCTTCCGGAATATTCCCAGAGAAAGACATGGCTGTCGCATCTTTCCCTGATGACGGCGTTTCGAAGTCAGCCAGGATTTTCGTGTACACCACAGTGGATGGAAGGATTTCGGACTATCTGCTTGTTGAGCCGAATTCGATTCTGACCTACGAAGCGAACTGCGCATTTTTCCATCACGGGAACCAGGCCTTAGCGTACACAAACGTTTTTCACGGCGAATCCGGAAGGGAAGCAGACAGCGGATTCGATGAGACACTTGAGGTTCACCAGTCCACCGGCATCCCCGGAAATTTCCATCTGTCCGGTCTTCTTCAGACAAGCGCAGAGTGGGACGCAAGAACAGGCGACCCGCAGGATTTCAATGCATGGCTCAGGGCTGGTGTGACGGCAGGGTGGGCCGGCATGGGGACATCTGCATATGCCCAGAACATCATGCCTTTCTCGCGGAACGAAATGAATGACTGGGCTGTCGAAACCATGACGCAGATGACGAACTGGCGTTATGGATACTATCCGAGAGTCGCTTGGGTTCCTGAGAGGACATGGCTCTCGCCTTCGACCTATCCGAACGCAGGCGTCAGCGACTGGATTGGGGACAACTGGACGAATCACGGAGTATATGCAGTGATTCTTGACGATAATGTTCACGGTCAGGGATATGACAATCATCAGATCCACACAATGTCAGGCTCCTCCCTGAAGGTCATCCTGAGGGACAACGATTTCACCGGAAAGATGCACGCCGGCGACGGCGCTGGCGCCTTTGCAATTCTTACCAATCTCGCGAATTCGGGACTCGGGCCATATCGGATCGTGACCTACGCCGACGATTGGGAAATGGCTGCTGAGATAGGCGAGTGGGCAACGTCAATGCCGAATGCCAAAGAGACTTATGACTGGATGATAAACAAGTGCCAGACCGAGAGCTCATGGGTACACGTCTGGAAGCTTGCCGATGCAATCTCGAACGGCAATTTCAACGGCTCGCCTTCGATGTCCGTAACAAATGGTTCCCATCCCTCCATTGGCGGGACTGACGGCTATGGCGGAGGGAACAACGGCTGGTACACCGATTGGGCGGCATACATCCCCTGGGTGAACGGCGGGGACGGATACGGGAATTGCGATGCAAGGGGCGGAAACTGCAAGAATTTCGGAACAATCTGGAATGATGCATACAACGCTCTCATGGCTGCGCCCAACAACAGCATCTCTCAGGCGGGATGGTACGTGCTGATGACAAACCTCTTTGAAACCGCGTGGCACGATTACATGGGCGGCCCGATAAGCGGTTGGGAAATGAAACATTCAACACACATTAAGAACGCATCGACCTATGCAGAGGCGTCGAGGTGGGCGGGAGGACTCTATGCAAACCCGACAGGTGCTTACCTCTCTGACATAGACAATGACGGTTATCAGGAACTCATCATGTACAACAACCGGATTCTTGCCGTGTTTGAATCGGTCGGTGGAAGGGCCGTAAACGTCTTTGCCAAGGGCTCCGGGTACTGTTATCCGGTGATTGGAGTCGACAACGTTTACTGGTATGGGACTGAGGCAGACTACAACGACGGGAACCACGTCGGCGCATTGAGCGACGTTGGTCCTAATTACCAAAACGACGACTACACGATGGCTGTCTCCTCGGGGAGCGGAAACACGGTCTCTGCAACGTTTTCACACTCAGGTGTCACCAAGAAAGTGAGCCTTACACTGGGCGATCCTTATCTTGATGTTATCTACCAGGTCGGCGGAAATACGCAGTACATCCAGACAGGTTTCTCACCTGATCTGGTTGACTTGATCTGGAACGCCCGCCTGGACAGGATTTGGGACCCGGGCGTCGCCTACATGGGGCAAAGAAACCCCAACACCGGTGCGACTTGCACATATGTCACCGGGACGGGCGGTGCCTCGCACAACAAGGAGATAAGCGGGAGAATAATGAACGGCGACGAAATACGGGGGACGGAAGCATTCGAGTTCTTCGTGTTCGGAGGCTACACGCCGACGCCGGACCCTCAGGGCAACATTGCAATGCTCGATTCCCTTGCGCTCATTCTCACCGACAGGGTGCCGCCACAGGTCGTCACGTCGAATTATTTCCCCGGGACTGACGTTCTGACTGTTGGGTTCACTGAAACCGTCTCAAAGTCGATTGTGAACATCACGGGATTCGCTTTTGACGACGACCATGACGGAGTTGCCGAGGCAAGGCTTACATCAGGCTCAACCGTCACGAATCCGGCTAACGCCAGAGTTCTGACGATACAACTGTCATCTTCCGATGCAGCGGCATTTGAAGCGCTCACCAGAGATTCACTCCTGCTTCTCATGGATCAGAACACAGTCGTTGACATGAGAGGGAATGGAAATGCTCAGGTCACGAATCTCGACATGAAGAGGATCTATTTCGGAGCACAGACTTCGATCACCATTGACGGGAGAATCGACTTCGCCGAGTGGGACAAGTGCAAGATGATCGTCCCTGATTCGCTTGATTCGCAGTGGACGTCGTCGAATGAAATCGACGCCCTGTACGCGACCTGGGATTCGACCTATCTTTACCTCGCGCTCGACGGGATTGTTTACGCGAACAGCTGGCTCATATATCTCGACACTGATCCGGGCGGCCCTCTGGGGGAGACCGACCTTAGGAACATAAACTACTGGGATAGAAATGCGCTCTTCACGGCCCCGGGATTCAGGGCCGACTTTCAGTATGGAGCTTACCAGCACCAGGGGCAGTGGGATTCCAACAGCTTCTACAGCATCGAATCCCCGACAGTGGCAGTAGATTCGACCAGGGCGATAATCTGCGCGTTCGACCCGAAACATAACTTCGGGCAAGCAGGCGGATCAGAGCTTGCCATACCCTGGAACGTGCTTTATGGATTGGGAGCCGGCAGGGTGCCTGCGAACTGCGGGGTCTCAATTGTCGCGTCACTTGCCTGGGATGAAGGAGACTTAGGCGGAGACTCCGCTCCCAGTAACGTAAGCGCGACTCTTCCGACCGTCGACCATGTCTTTACGTTCACTGTAGACTCAAACGGCGATGGGTACCCTGACCCGATAGACAGGACTGGACCTCAGATCACGAATGCAGCCGGGACAAACGATACGACTGTCACAGTGACTTTCAACGAGCCGCTTGATGAGACGTCGGCTGAGACTACCTCCAACTACACGATATATGAAACCGTGATTCCATCAAATACTATTCAGGTCAAACTTGCGACTTTGCTCGGCGACAAGAAGACAGTCTCTCTCAGAACGGGAAGACAGAGCGCGGTGAACTACACTGTCTCAGTATCCGGTGTCAAGGACGCTACCTGTAACGCGAATCAGATAATACCGAACAGTACATTCCAGTTTAGCGGATACACATCGGTTTCCCTGCCGGGCAACCTTGTTGATTCCAGAGTTCCGGTGCTGTTCCAGAACTTCCCGAATCCTGTGCAGAACGGGACGCTTATCGTCTTTCACTCTCCACTGGATCTAAGGGTCGAGAAGGCCATTGTGAGAATAGTCTCTCCGACCGGAAGGCTGATCAGGGAGCTGGAAAGCAACGTATCGGGATCCGGCATCTGCTCTGTTTCCTGGGACGGCAGAGATAGTAGTGGAAAATTGTGTCCGTCTGGTTTATATATTTACACGCTCAAACTGGGTAACTTTGTTCAGACAAAAAGACTCGTTGTAGTACGCTAG